The DNA segment TGGAACGGCCCGACGCGGGCCGGATCACCATCGGCGGCAAGCTGGTGTGCGCGCCCGAGGAGGGGGTGTTCGTGGGCGCGCACCAGCGGCCCATCGGCGTGGTCTTCCAGTCGTACGCGGTCTGGCCCCATATGACCGCCATCGAGAACGTGATGTTCCCGCTGCGGTCCGGGCAGAAGCGGCTGCCGCGCGCCGAGGCGCGCCGCCGTGCCATGGAGGCCCTCGACCTGGTCGGCCTCGCCGACCTCGCCGACCGGCCGTCGCCCGCGCTCTCCGGCGGCCAGCAGCAGCGCATCTCCCTGGCCCGCGCCCTGACCAGAGAGCCCGAGGTCCTGCTGCTGGACGAGCCGCTGAGCAACCTGGACGCCGGCCTCCGTGACCGGGTCCGCGACGAGATCCGGGGGGTGCAGCAGCGCCTCGGCATCACCACCGTCTTCGTCACCCACGACCAGGACGAGGCGCTCGCGGTCTCCGACGAGGTGATCGTCATGGACCGCGGCCGGATCGTGGAGCGCGGCGCGGCCCAGGAGATCTACGCCGCGCCCCGCGAGGAGTTCACCGCGCGCTTCATGGGGATCTCCAACAGCCTGCCCGGCACGGTCCTGTCCCTGGGCGGCAAGACCGTCGAGATCGACCTCCCTCAGGGCAGGCTGAGCTGCCTGCCCACGGGCACGCTGAGCGAGGGCACTAGCGTCAACGTCTTCCTGCGCCCGGAGAGCCTGGTGCTCTCCCGCAAGGACCCGTCGGGTCGCGGCTGGAAGGGCACCGTCGAGTTCAGCATCTACCACGGCGACTGCTGGGACTACCACGTGCGCGTCGGCGACACCCTGCTGCGCTCGCGCATGTACCGGGAGAAGATCGGCCTCGCGCACGGCGACCCGGTCTTCGTGGTCCCCGAGGAGGAGAGCGCCATCGCGATCGCGGTGAGCGAGGACTCCACCGGCGCCGCTCCCTCGGACCCTGACGCGGCGACGTCGCTCTCGGCCACCGGTGCGAAAGGCGGCACCGTTCGGTGACGGCCGGGGCCCCGGCCATGGACCGGTGGGGGGCCGGGGCCCCGGCGCTGCCCGCCTGCCTGTGAAGGGGCCGGGGGGCGGATCGGGCTGACCCCGCGTCGAGGGGCGCGGGGAACTGCGCGAACGGCCCCCCACCGGTGGTTGGCCGGGCTCGTACCGCAAGCGGCAGGCTGGACCGGATCTGGCGAAGCCCTAAGGCACATCCGTGGCGCGACCCGGCCGGGGGCTTCCTCACACGTGCAGCAGGCCGCTCAGCTCATCCGCGTGCAGCGGGACCGCGTAGACGTTGGTGCCCGGCTGGTACTTGCGGCCGCCCTCGCCGAGGTCGCCCACGTCCACCGGGTCGAACCCGATGTCCCGGATCAGCCCGGACACCACCGCCTTGGCCTCGGAGTCGGTGCCGGCGACGGGGATCGCCAGCCGCTCGGGGTCGCCCTTCGGGCGGACGGCGTCGCGCAGGGTGTCCCAGTAGATCGCGTTGAACGCCTTCACCAGGTTCGCGCCGGTGTACTCCCTGATCTTCTCGCTGGACGTGGTGGCCTCGCCGTCCAGGTCGGAGTCGTGCCCGTCCCGCTCGGGGTAGTAGTTGACGGTGTCGATGACGAGCTTGCCGCGGAGCTGCGCGGCGGGCAGTTCCCGGTAGCGGCCGTACGGGATCGACACGACGACGACCTGGCCGAACTCGGCCGCCTCTCGCGGCGTCATCGCCTGCACGGACCCGCCCATGCGGGCCGCCAGATCCTCGAGCGTCTCGGGGCCGCGTGAGTTGCTGATGGCCACCTCGTGGCCGATCCGGGCGAAATGCCGGGCGAGGGTGGCGCCGATGCGCCCCGCCCCGATGATGCCGATCCTCATACTGCCTCCCTCCGTGGCCGGGCGGCCGGAGCGCTGCTCAGGCATGTGCCGTCCCCGGCGCCCTCGTGCCGGCACCGGCGAGTGCCCTTCGGCGGCTCCGCCGAAACGCCGCGGAGAGCGCCCGCGCGCCTCTCACCCGTACGCCGGTCACATGCACCCGCGCACCGGACCGGTGACCCCTCGTAGCCGCCACCGGCCGTACCCGCACCGGTGGAACGGGTCACCTGGTGGGGGTGCTCGCGCAGGCGATGCAGATCCGGGTGCTGAGGCGGGCGGCGAGCCGCTCCGCGGAGATGGGACCTCCGCAGCGCTCGCAGGTGAAGTACGTGCCCGCGCGGATCCGCTCTGCTGCGAGGTCCAGGTCGGCGAGCTCGGAGCGTGCCCGCGTCAGCGCGTCACGGAGCTGCGCGCGCTCGAACGCGACCGTCTGCCCTTCCGGATCGTGCTCGTCGTCGTCCGCGGCCATCGCCGAGGTCTCCACGACGTTGTCCCACACCCGCGTCAGGGACGCGATGAGCCGTTCCGTGTCCGCACGGGCTTGCCCGACCACGTCCGTCAGGGCGCGCACGCCCGCCGCCGCGTGTTCGCTGCCGTCGCTGGAGTGGTCCATGGACACCGCAAGAGGAGAGGGGATCCTTCCATCCCCGAGTCTGCCTCGCCGGCCCGGTATATCGCCAATCATCCTCCCTCTCCCCGCCGCGAACGGGTCCCTCGCCCGTCGACCCGGTGCACGCCCTGGGGATGCTCCGGAGAAAGTGGCCTGACCAATACGTCGATTCGATGTCGAATTCGATGGCCCCGACGCCGGGCGGTCGGGCCGGATCTGCCCGGACGGAGGCACGTCCGCCGCGCGTCAACGGCTCCGAAATCCCCGCGCAACCTGGTGGTTCAGGCATGCAACGCGTGATGGGTTTCCATGTCCTCGTCGAGCCGTTAGCATCCGAGCTGTCGATAATATGGGAGCGCTCCCATATTAATTGGTCTGAAGACTGTGCGGGTTCGGGTGGCAGGAGAGGAGAAGGGGCCCATGCGAAGAAGTCCTTACCTACGGCCTGTGGCACTCGACCGACGCGGTGCCACGTTCACCGAGGCCAAGGGCGTCGATGCCGCAGACTCCATCGGATTCGGCAAGGCTGCCCCGGGCGCGGCATATCCCGCTCTACTCCAGCGCCAAGAGCGTCGGGATGCGCGCCATCCACCGCTCCGGCGACGTCGGCACGGCCTGGCCGCGCATCAACGAGGTCGCCTGCCAGTGGGGTTGGACCGGCGCCTCCACAACCAGTGACCCTCGGGTCTACGGGCGGGTGCATGTGTCGACGCGAACGGTGGCGGCTTCCAGTACGGCGACCTGGCCGGCTGACGGCAACAGGGCCGACGGACCGGTCAGGTCGGCGGGGCGCGGGCCTTCCTGGGGAGGCGGGCCCGCATCTGGCCCCGTACGCCCGGGCGGTGCGTACGGGGCCGCCGGCACCCGAAGCGTGCGCGGACGCGGGCAGCCGGAGAAGGTGCTCGGAGCAGACGCCGGAGAGGGCGCTCGCCGCGGCCAGGGGGCTGCCAGGCATGGCGATAGGGGCGCCTGACGCGGCGCCGGGGCGCTGAAGGGGGCGTCGGGGCGCGGCGCCGGTGGTGCGGTGATCGTGCGTGCGGCGTGCCGGGAACCGGAGGCCGCGCGCGAAGGGTGGGGCCGCTGACTTGCCAGCACTGTGACGGTAATGGAGCGTCCTACCAGGACACCGGCGCACACTGGCAGGCCAGCGGCCCGTCCGCCGCCCCGGTGAACCGCCGGCCGGCACGGTCGCACGGGGAGGAATCATGTCATCACCACATACATCCCACCCCTCGCGCCAGCAGCCCCACCCCGCGGCGATCGCGCGCATCGCCCCGGCCTGCCGCCAGGCCGCAGCAGGGCGGCACACCGGCACATCCGGGCGCGCCCTCGTGCCCGCGCGGACCTCCACGCCTTCGGACCGACGGGATTCCCCGAGGAGAGGCGCGTCCGCCGGAGCCAGGGCGCTTCCGCCCGCCTCACCGTCCTCCGCGCCGCGCCGGTCGCGCCCCGCTTCGGCCGCCGTGCCGGCCGGGGTGGCCCCGCCGGCTGAGGAGCCGGAAACAGCGACCGGTAGAGGCCTGTCGCCACAAGACCCGGAAACGGTGGCCGAGCCCGACTCGCGGCCGCCCGTCGTGGGCTGGCTGCTGGTGCCCGCCGGGCTCTGGACCGAGTTCGACGCCCCGCAGGTGCGGAGGCTGCACAGCCTCGGCCTGAAGAACATCTCCGGCCCGCCGCCGGCCCCGACCGCGTAGCAACCGCCCCGGCGGCTCCCGCGGTTTCAGCGCGTGGCGGTCCCGCGCCGGGCATCCGGGCCGGGGGCCGTGGTGGCGGGCGTCGTGGTGGCGGGTGCCGTAGTCGGCCCGGGCACCGCGGCGGTCACGAGGGGCTTCGCGTAGCAGCGGCTGAGCTCGTCGAAGCGGTAGGGCCCGAACCTGGCGCACAGCTGGTAGCCGCTGGAGACATACAGGGCGATGGCCTCTGGCAGCCTGACGCCGGTCTCCAGCACCATGCGGGTACGGCCGGCCGTGCGGGCGTCGTCCTCCAGCGCGGCCAGGACCAGCCGGGACAGGCCACGGCGGCGCGCCTCGGGGACCACGTACATGCGTTTGACCTCGGCGTCGCCGTCGGTGTACCCCTCGGCGTTCGCGTCCTGCGCGCGCCAGCCGCCGGTGGAGAGCGGGGTGCCCAGGTCGTCGTAGACGATCAGGTACAGGCCCGACGGCGGCTCGAACATGGCCGGTTCGAGCGGCGTGACATCACCCTCGTCCCCGTACCGCACGGCGTACTCGCGCTGCACGCGGTCGTTCAGCGCGACGGCGTCGGGGTGAGCGAAGGACACACGGCGGATATCCATACGGGGGACTGTACATCCATGCAGTCTTTTCTGATCGCGTCGCGGACCGCCTCACGTGCGAGCGTCCGGCGCCGGCTCGTGCGATGCGGGCGGACTCGGCTCCTGCTGAAGGTGCAGGAACTCCTCCAGCGCGGCGTCGACTCCGGCCCGGTCGCCCGTGGCGAGGAGGTCCAGCAGCAGTCCCCGTACGACGGCGAGCCCGAGTCGGGCGCGGGCGCGGGCCGTTGCGGGGTCGGTGCCGTGCGCCGCATCCACCGCGGCCGGCGGCTCCAGCCAGTCGGTGACGATCCCGTCGAGTACCGGCACCGCCTCCGGTCGTCCTTGCAGGGCCTGCCCGCAGATCTCGAAGAACAGTCGCTCCTGGGCCGCCAGTCCGGGGTCGGCGAGCCGCTGCCACAGGCGGCGGGCCGCATCGGTGGGGGAGAGGTCCGGATCGCTCCGCAGCCGCGCCAGCAGGTCGCGCTGGCGCTCCTCGGCGGCCCGCACGATCTCGACGAACAGCCGCTCCTTCGAGCCGAAGTGGTGGATCAGCATCCGGTGGCTGGTGCCGATCGCCGCCCCCAGGCGTCGCAGGCTCAGCTCCGCGATGCCGTGCTCGGCCACGTAGTCGGTGGCCGCCTCCAGCAGTTCACTCCGGCGGTCGGCGCCCTCGCCGCCGCCCCGGACCTCCCGCTCGCGCCCCGGGCCGGGCTCGCCGCGCCGCTCCTGCGGGACCCGCTCGCGTCCTGGGGCCTCGGGCCGGGAGCCCTTGCCGTTCCCGCCCCCGTTCTCCTCGCGTGCTTGCGTCACGCCGTGACTGTACCAACTGGTTCACGGCGGGTGTACCGTGTGGTTCATGAGGCCCGTCACCGTGTCGATCGACGTACCGCAGGCGCCCGAGGCGGTCTATGACTTCCTCGACGTCATGGCCAACCACGAGCGCTTCACCGACCACTACCTGACCCGCTGGCGGTACGAAGGCCCGGCGAGCGGCGTGGGCTCGCGCGTCACGGTCGCGGCCTCGCTGGCCGGTGCGAAGGCCGACGTCGACATCGAGGTCGTCGAGGCCGAGCGTCCCGTCCGCATCGTCGAGCGGAACACCAGCGCGGGCGGGCGGCGCCGCGCCCGGGGCACCTACCGCGTCACGCCGTCGCCGTCCGGGGGCAGCCGTGTCTCGTTCGAGTACGCCTGGCTTCAGGCCCCGCTCGCCGACCGCCTGCTGGCCCCGCTCGTAAGGGCCGCGATCCTGAGGGCCAACCGCGTGGGCATGCGGCGCATGGCCGAGGAACTGACCCGCAGCGGCTCGGCCACCGCCCCCTGACGGCCTCGGCCTGACCGCTCACTTCGCCCCGGCCCCGGGCCGCCCGGCCGTACCGCCGGCCGGCCCGGGAAGGCGCCTCATCCGCCGGCCGGCCCCGTCCAGCCCGCCCGCACATGGCCCAGCCGCACGCGCTGCGGGTGGTCGCCGACCGGCACGGACACCCGCTTCTGCCCGGTGGCGAAATCGATGGCGGTGACCTGGTCGGCGCCGCTCTCGGAGATGACGCAGTCCTTGCCGTCGCCGCTGACGGTGGCCCAGTAGGGCTTGGACGCTGCGACGAGCGGGCCCTCCTGGAGGGTGCCGCGGTCGACCACCGTCGCGTAGTCGTCCATCGTGCCCGCGACGCACAGCTTGCCGCCGTCCGGGCTCATCGAGATGCCGTGGTCGCGCGAGTCGTTGACCATCGTCGTGCGGTCGTCGCTGGTGGCCGGGTTCTTGGGGAGCGCCTTCACCCGGGTGATGGTGTCCTTGGCGACGTCGTACTCCAGGAAGCCGTTGAAGAACGAGACCTGGAAGTAGAACATCGACTCGTCGGGCGAGAACGCGGCGGGCCGCACGGCGTCCGAGAGGCCGCTCAGCCCGGCGGCGTCCAGCCGTTCGCGCATGTCGATCACCTTGACCTGCCGGAAGGTGGCGGCGTCCACGACGGTGATGTGCCGGTCGCCCTTCGTCCAGTCCAGCCAGGGGGCGTCGAGGTCGGTGTTCACCTCGCCGATGGACATGTTCCAGAGGTACGCCCCGTCCCTGGTGAAGATGTTCTCGTGCGGCTTGTCGCCGGTCGCGAACTCGCCCAGCTCCTTTCCGGTGGCGATGTCCAGGACCTGCACCTCGTTCGCGGTGGAGGCCGAGACGGCGACCCGGGTGCCGTCGGGGGACAGGGCCATGTGGTCGGCGCGGTAACCCGCCACGGAAAAGCGCCAGTTGAGGCGTCCGGTGGCCAGGTCGATGGAGACCACGTCGGCGAAGCTCGGCCGGGAGACGACCACCGAGGAGCCGTCGGGGGTGGAGTACATGTCGTCGACGAACTGGTCGTGGCCCTCGCCGACGGTCTCCCGGATGGCCTGGAAGTAGATCCACTTGATGGGGTCGGCCTGGATCTCCGCGAGGCGTTCCTCCTCGTCGGGAACGACATCGATCCGGCCGACCTTCGCGAAGTCGCCGGTGGACCCGATGACGTCCGCGGTGCCTTCCCAGTTGTTGCCCACGAACATCACCTCCTGGAGGTCCCCGGCGGCGTGCCGGGCATCGGCGGCCGTGGCGGCGGTCGCGGGCGCGGTGGCGGTCAGAACGAGGGCGGCGGCCATGGAGCACAGGTACCTGGGGGCGAAGGCAGGCATGACTGCTCTCTCCTCTTCGGTGACAGCTGTGGTGGGGACATGTCAAGGTGCGGTGAAGAAATCTGAACAGCAACGCATTCAGATTTACGTACTGAAAAGTAGGGAAGGGCCGCCTGCTCCACAAGACCGGGGACACGCCAAAATTGGCCACCGAGGCATGGGGAGAAGGCCGAGCAGACAGGGGGAGGCCCGTGGCGGGCAGACTCAGGGCGCCGACCCGCCGCTACGGCGGCAGGTCGGCCGAGGAGCGGCAGGCCGAGCGGCGCCGCCGCTTCCTGGACGCGGCACTCCAGCCTTTCGGCAGCGCCCCCGGCTACCGGGGCACGACCGTCGCGGCGCTCAGCGAGGCCGCGGGCCTGTCGACCCGGCAGTTCTACGAGCAGTTCCGCACCCTGGAAGACGTGCTCGCCGCGCTGCACCTCCAGGTCAACGACTGGGCGGAGCAGGCGGCACTGGCCGCCCTCGCAGGCGCCGGGGACCTGCCGCTTCAGGAGCGCGCCGCCGCTGTCTTCCGCGCCTACGCCGCCGACGTCACGGGTGATCCGCGCCGC comes from the Streptomyces sp. TS71-3 genome and includes:
- a CDS encoding ABC transporter ATP-binding protein, which translates into the protein MIEVRGLVKRFEGRAVSRNAVDGIDLEVPEGKLVTLLGPSGCGKTTTLRLIAGLERPDAGRITIGGKLVCAPEEGVFVGAHQRPIGVVFQSYAVWPHMTAIENVMFPLRSGQKRLPRAEARRRAMEALDLVGLADLADRPSPALSGGQQQRISLARALTREPEVLLLDEPLSNLDAGLRDRVRDEIRGVQQRLGITTVFVTHDQDEALAVSDEVIVMDRGRIVERGAAQEIYAAPREEFTARFMGISNSLPGTVLSLGGKTVEIDLPQGRLSCLPTGTLSEGTSVNVFLRPESLVLSRKDPSGRGWKGTVEFSIYHGDCWDYHVRVGDTLLRSRMYREKIGLAHGDPVFVVPEEESAIAIAVSEDSTGAAPSDPDAATSLSATGAKGGTVR
- a CDS encoding NADPH-dependent F420 reductase, which encodes MRIGIIGAGRIGATLARHFARIGHEVAISNSRGPETLEDLAARMGGSVQAMTPREAAEFGQVVVVSIPYGRYRELPAAQLRGKLVIDTVNYYPERDGHDSDLDGEATTSSEKIREYTGANLVKAFNAIYWDTLRDAVRPKGDPERLAIPVAGTDSEAKAVVSGLIRDIGFDPVDVGDLGEGGRKYQPGTNVYAVPLHADELSGLLHV
- a CDS encoding TraR/DksA C4-type zinc finger protein produces the protein MDHSSDGSEHAAAGVRALTDVVGQARADTERLIASLTRVWDNVVETSAMAADDDEHDPEGQTVAFERAQLRDALTRARSELADLDLAAERIRAGTYFTCERCGGPISAERLAARLSTRICIACASTPTR
- a CDS encoding GNAT family N-acetyltransferase, which produces MDIRRVSFAHPDAVALNDRVQREYAVRYGDEGDVTPLEPAMFEPPSGLYLIVYDDLGTPLSTGGWRAQDANAEGYTDGDAEVKRMYVVPEARRRGLSRLVLAALEDDARTAGRTRMVLETGVRLPEAIALYVSSGYQLCARFGPYRFDELSRCYAKPLVTAAVPGPTTAPATTTPATTAPGPDARRGTATR
- a CDS encoding TetR/AcrR family transcriptional regulator, which codes for MTQAREENGGGNGKGSRPEAPGRERVPQERRGEPGPGREREVRGGGEGADRRSELLEAATDYVAEHGIAELSLRRLGAAIGTSHRMLIHHFGSKERLFVEIVRAAEERQRDLLARLRSDPDLSPTDAARRLWQRLADPGLAAQERLFFEICGQALQGRPEAVPVLDGIVTDWLEPPAAVDAAHGTDPATARARARLGLAVVRGLLLDLLATGDRAGVDAALEEFLHLQQEPSPPASHEPAPDART
- a CDS encoding SRPBCC family protein, whose protein sequence is MRPVTVSIDVPQAPEAVYDFLDVMANHERFTDHYLTRWRYEGPASGVGSRVTVAASLAGAKADVDIEVVEAERPVRIVERNTSAGGRRRARGTYRVTPSPSGGSRVSFEYAWLQAPLADRLLAPLVRAAILRANRVGMRRMAEELTRSGSATAP
- a CDS encoding PQQ-binding-like beta-propeller repeat protein, whose protein sequence is MPAFAPRYLCSMAAALVLTATAPATAATAADARHAAGDLQEVMFVGNNWEGTADVIGSTGDFAKVGRIDVVPDEEERLAEIQADPIKWIYFQAIRETVGEGHDQFVDDMYSTPDGSSVVVSRPSFADVVSIDLATGRLNWRFSVAGYRADHMALSPDGTRVAVSASTANEVQVLDIATGKELGEFATGDKPHENIFTRDGAYLWNMSIGEVNTDLDAPWLDWTKGDRHITVVDAATFRQVKVIDMRERLDAAGLSGLSDAVRPAAFSPDESMFYFQVSFFNGFLEYDVAKDTITRVKALPKNPATSDDRTTMVNDSRDHGISMSPDGGKLCVAGTMDDYATVVDRGTLQEGPLVAASKPYWATVSGDGKDCVISESGADQVTAIDFATGQKRVSVPVGDHPQRVRLGHVRAGWTGPAGG